One stretch of Gadus macrocephalus chromosome 12, ASM3116895v1 DNA includes these proteins:
- the LOC132469674 gene encoding uncharacterized protein LOC132469674 — MTPTRVRVLAIAYLYWRNRQRWQRRRASCWTRQFLAKRLEFGAYHRLVQELRLGDGDAFKNFFRLPKLMFDSVLSVVGPKIARQDTTYRQAISPAERLAICLRYLATGDSYKSLGYSFRVGVSTISRIVPEVANAIWDGFVSTHMQMPKEEEWRAIAEEFEKEWDFPNCIGAIDGKHVTIRAPPCSGSMYHNYKGTFSIVLLAVVDANYCFRMVDVGAYGKGSDGGTLRASAFGKALQAGTLHIPADRSLPW; from the exons ATGACACCAACACGAGTGAGAGTGCTCGCCATCGCTTATCTATATTGGCGCAATCGCCAGAGATGGCAGAGACGCAGGGCATCATGCTGGACAAGGCAGTTTTTGGCCAAGCGCTTGGAGTTTGGCGCTTATCACCGGCTGGTCCAGGAGCTGCGACTCGGGGATGGAGATGCTTTTAAAAACTTCTTCCGACTGCCCAAGCTGATGTTCGATTCTGTTCTGTCCGTCGTGGGTCCAAAAATCGCTCGGCAGGATACCACCTACCGCCAGGCGATCTCCCCTGCGGAGCGCCTGGCAATCTGTTTGAG ATACCTGGCAACAGGGGACTCCTACAAGTCCTTGGGGTACAGCTTTCGGGTTGGTGTTTCCACAATCTCACGCATCGTGCCAGAGGTCGCAAATGCCATCTGGGATGGCTTTGTGAGCACTCACATGCAGATGCCAAaagaggaggaatggagagcCATCGCAGAGGAGTTCGAGAAGGAGTGGGACTTTCCCAACTGCATTGGTGCGATAGATGGGAAACACGTCACGATCCGGGCTCCACCCTGCTCAGGTTCCATGTACCACAATTATAAGGGGACCTTCTCGATTGTGTTGCTGGCAGTAGTGGATGCAAACTACTGTTTCCGGATGGTGGACGTCGGTGCCTATGGGAAAGGGAGTGATGGCGGTACCCTGAGAGCATCTGCCTTCGGAAAAGCCCTTCAAGCAGGCACACTCCACATCCCAGCTGACAGAAGCCTTCCTTGGTGA
- the LOC132469673 gene encoding uncharacterized protein LOC132469673 isoform X2: MGERMIMAVFRRPVLWNMRIDIYRDKNKTNQAWKEIGEEFGLPEKDCKKRWRDLRDRYVRERREASETTASGSAASNRRPWCHAGLMAFIDPFVASRMTTSNMPESCGNGVDESVNESEIESVHESEREAFLAATNSSMEDFVNVNVTENVMNETVANESVENESVVNERVNVQVNAGRAAGSAVAPGRKRRAGRAEAPMPAFERNLMLALERTAGPSVPTSPVVDEDHHFLLSLLPSLRRLELSKKAFLKLQIHRLMYEAEFQ, encoded by the exons ATGGGGGAACgcatgataatggccgtttttcgGAGACCGGTACTGTGGAATATGAGGATCGACATCTACCGCGATAagaacaaaaccaaccaggcttggaaggagatcggtgaggagtttggcctgccag AAAAAGACTGTAAAAAAAGGTGGCGCGACCTGAGGGATCGATATGTGAGGGAAAGGAGGGAGGCATCAGAAACCACAGCCAGTGGCAGCGCTGCCAGCAACAGGAGGCCCTGGTGCCATGCTGGACTGATGGCCTTTATAGACCCCTTCGTGGCATCCAGGATGACGACCAGCAACATGCCAGAGAGTTGTGGGAATGGTGTGGATGAGAGTGTGAATGAGAGTGAGATTGAGAGTGTGCATGAGAGTGAACGGGAGGCCTTCTTGGCAGCTACCAACTCCAGCATGGAAGAttttgtgaatgtgaatgtgactGAGAATGTGATGAATGAGACTGTGGCGAATGAGAGTGTGGAGAATGAGAGTGTGGTGAATGAGAGAGTGAATGTGCAAGTGAATGCAGGTCGGGCGGCAGGTTCTGCTGTTGCTCcgggcaggaagaggagggctgGAAGGGCAGAGGCACCCATGCCAGCCTTTGAGCGTAACCTGATGCTCGCCCTGGAGAGAACAGCTGGCCCCAGTGTCCCTACTAGTCCGGTCGTGGATGAGGACCACCATTTCTTGCTCAGCCTCCTGCCATCACTGCGGCGGCTGGAGCTTAGCAAGAAGGCATTCTTGAAGCTACAGATACATCGCCTGATGTATGAGGCAGAGTTTCAAT AA
- the LOC132469673 gene encoding uncharacterized protein LOC132469673 isoform X1, translated as MGERMIMAVFRRPVLWNMRIDIYRDKNKTNQAWKEIGEEFGLPEKDCKKRWRDLRDRYVRERREASETTASGSAASNRRPWCHAGLMAFIDPFVASRMTTSNMPESCGNGVDESVNESEIESVHESEREAFLAATNSSMEDFVNVNVTENVMNETVANESVENESVVNERVNVQVNAGRAAGSAVAPGRKRRAGRAEAPMPAFERNLMLALERTAGPSVPTSPVVDEDHHFLLSLLPSLRRLELSKKAFLKLQIHRLMYEAEFQCKWAMVTIYLLIVIANISLT; from the exons ATGGGGGAACgcatgataatggccgtttttcgGAGACCGGTACTGTGGAATATGAGGATCGACATCTACCGCGATAagaacaaaaccaaccaggcttggaaggagatcggtgaggagtttggcctgccag AAAAAGACTGTAAAAAAAGGTGGCGCGACCTGAGGGATCGATATGTGAGGGAAAGGAGGGAGGCATCAGAAACCACAGCCAGTGGCAGCGCTGCCAGCAACAGGAGGCCCTGGTGCCATGCTGGACTGATGGCCTTTATAGACCCCTTCGTGGCATCCAGGATGACGACCAGCAACATGCCAGAGAGTTGTGGGAATGGTGTGGATGAGAGTGTGAATGAGAGTGAGATTGAGAGTGTGCATGAGAGTGAACGGGAGGCCTTCTTGGCAGCTACCAACTCCAGCATGGAAGAttttgtgaatgtgaatgtgactGAGAATGTGATGAATGAGACTGTGGCGAATGAGAGTGTGGAGAATGAGAGTGTGGTGAATGAGAGAGTGAATGTGCAAGTGAATGCAGGTCGGGCGGCAGGTTCTGCTGTTGCTCcgggcaggaagaggagggctgGAAGGGCAGAGGCACCCATGCCAGCCTTTGAGCGTAACCTGATGCTCGCCCTGGAGAGAACAGCTGGCCCCAGTGTCCCTACTAGTCCGGTCGTGGATGAGGACCACCATTTCTTGCTCAGCCTCCTGCCATCACTGCGGCGGCTGGAGCTTAGCAAGAAGGCATTCTTGAAGCTACAGATACATCGCCTGATGTATGAGGCAGAGTTTCAATGTAAGTGGGCAATGGTTACAATATACCTGTTAATTGTTATTGCAAATATTTCCCTGACTTGA